The Candidatus Angelobacter sp. genome includes a window with the following:
- a CDS encoding transcriptional regulator, with translation MALTRAYKETVIARIKRDRKFARAIYAGAIDMLLEGETAEALSRLRDLVHAGITFKELAHETGLGEKTLHRMLNRSGNPTARNLGTIVKTIAADLGIKPKVTLVNAA, from the coding sequence ATGGCACTGACACGGGCATACAAAGAAACTGTCATCGCACGTATCAAGCGCGACCGCAAGTTCGCGCGGGCGATTTACGCTGGAGCGATTGATATGCTGCTGGAGGGTGAGACGGCGGAAGCGCTTTCCCGTCTGCGCGATCTGGTTCATGCCGGAATCACCTTCAAGGAACTCGCGCACGAAACCGGCCTGGGCGAAAAAACCCTGCACCGGATGTTGAACCGCAGTGGCAACCCCACCGCGCGCAACCTCGGCACCATCGTCAAAACCATTGCCGCCGATCTGGGCATCAAACCCAAGGTGACGCTCGTGAATGCGGCCTAA
- a CDS encoding type II toxin-antitoxin system RelE/ParE family toxin, which translates to MAAAFEIREYIVKGRSPFAEWFDELDAATADRIDRYLRRIETDNFGAAKSLGEGVFELRMDFGPSYRVYYGREGGTVVILLGGGSKRRQGVDIAAAIARWKHYKQTKN; encoded by the coding sequence ATGGCTGCGGCTTTCGAGATTCGGGAATACATAGTCAAGGGCCGCTCGCCTTTTGCCGAGTGGTTCGACGAGCTGGATGCCGCGACCGCGGATCGCATTGACCGATACCTCCGTCGGATTGAGACAGACAACTTCGGCGCTGCCAAATCGCTGGGCGAGGGCGTGTTTGAATTGCGCATGGATTTCGGGCCGAGCTATCGCGTGTATTATGGCCGCGAAGGCGGGACGGTCGTGATTCTGTTGGGCGGCGGAAGCAAACGACGGCAGGGCGTTGACATTGCCGCCGCGATTGCGCGCTGGAAACACTACAAACAAACGAAGAACTGA